One window of the Anaeromyxobacter dehalogenans 2CP-C genome contains the following:
- a CDS encoding ABC transporter ATP-binding protein: protein MPAPAAMPRAPARLALKDVAFHHCAREVLRGVSLEVRAGEVFGLLGPNGAGKSTLFSILAGLLPPAAGRFWLDGREIPAGARALRAASGIVFQSPGLDGKLSAEENLRLAAAMHRVPRAEARRRIAALLAGAGLADRAREPVDRFSGGMRRRVELARALVHRPALLVMDEPTTGLDAGAFQAFWDEVLALRREQGLTVVLTTHRPDEAERCDRLAVLSGGAVVACESPEALRARVPGDVVVVEADAPDALAAEIRARLGLPARVRDGAVHVEREAGHTLVPRIVEAFPAGRLRAVSLRRPTLADAYLALTGASLEDAAEVAA, encoded by the coding sequence GTGCCCGCCCCCGCCGCCATGCCGCGCGCGCCGGCGCGCCTCGCGCTGAAGGACGTCGCGTTCCACCACTGCGCGCGCGAGGTGCTGCGCGGCGTCTCGCTGGAGGTCCGCGCCGGCGAGGTGTTCGGGCTGCTCGGGCCGAACGGCGCGGGCAAGTCCACGCTGTTCTCGATCCTGGCCGGCCTGCTGCCGCCCGCGGCCGGCCGGTTCTGGCTCGACGGCCGGGAGATCCCCGCCGGCGCCCGCGCGCTCCGGGCCGCCTCCGGGATCGTGTTCCAGTCGCCCGGCCTGGACGGGAAGCTCTCCGCCGAGGAGAACCTGCGCCTCGCCGCCGCCATGCACCGGGTCCCCCGCGCCGAGGCCCGCCGCCGGATCGCCGCGCTGCTCGCCGGCGCGGGCCTGGCCGATCGCGCGCGCGAGCCGGTGGACCGCTTCTCCGGCGGCATGCGCCGGCGCGTCGAGCTGGCGCGCGCGCTGGTGCACCGGCCGGCGCTGCTCGTGATGGACGAGCCGACCACCGGGCTCGACGCCGGCGCGTTCCAGGCGTTCTGGGACGAGGTCCTGGCGCTCCGGCGCGAGCAGGGGCTCACCGTGGTGCTCACCACCCACCGGCCCGACGAGGCGGAGCGCTGCGACCGCCTGGCGGTGCTCTCCGGCGGCGCGGTGGTCGCGTGCGAGTCGCCGGAGGCGCTGCGCGCGCGGGTGCCGGGCGACGTGGTGGTGGTCGAGGCGGACGCGCCGGACGCGCTCGCCGCGGAGATCCGCGCCCGCCTGGGCCTCCCCGCCCGCGTGCGCGACGGCGCGGTCCACGTCGAGCGCGAGGCCGGGCACACGCTGGTGCCGCGGATCGTCGAGGCGTTCCCGGCCGGGCGGCTGCGCGCCGTCTCGCTGCGGCGCCCCACGCTCGCCGACGCCTACCTGGCGCTCACCGGCGCCTCGCTCGAGGACGCCGCCGAGGTGGCCGCGTGA
- the cyoE gene encoding heme o synthase, whose product MTVATAQARTAPQPLAYLKDLVLLSKPRLSGLVMITCAGGMWLAPGQIGAARAVLTVLATAVVVGAANALNCYLERDIDARMRRTRDRPLPAGRVDPFVALGLGIAAPAFAIPILSLAANGLTALLALVALLTYVLVYTPMKQRSATALFVGAVPGAIPPLMGWTSVTGGVDAGGLALFGLLFAWQLPHFLAISLYLREDYQRGGLRMFASVHGERATRLWMALTTILLLPASLALVPLGLAGTGYAITAAVLGLALSAYAISGIGREGGRWARTFFLGTLVHLTVLFVALFLSR is encoded by the coding sequence GTGACCGTCGCCACCGCGCAGGCCCGCACCGCTCCGCAGCCGCTCGCCTACCTCAAGGACCTCGTCCTCCTCTCGAAGCCGCGGCTCTCGGGGCTGGTGATGATCACCTGCGCCGGCGGCATGTGGCTCGCGCCCGGCCAGATCGGCGCCGCCCGCGCCGTGCTGACCGTCCTCGCCACCGCGGTGGTGGTCGGCGCCGCGAACGCGCTCAACTGCTACCTGGAGCGCGACATCGACGCGCGGATGCGGCGGACCCGCGACCGCCCGCTGCCGGCCGGCCGCGTCGATCCGTTCGTGGCGCTCGGGCTCGGCATCGCCGCGCCCGCGTTCGCGATCCCGATCCTCTCGCTCGCCGCCAACGGGCTCACCGCGCTGCTCGCGCTGGTCGCGCTCCTCACCTACGTGCTCGTGTACACGCCCATGAAGCAGCGCTCCGCGACCGCGCTGTTCGTCGGCGCGGTGCCGGGCGCGATCCCGCCGCTGATGGGCTGGACCTCGGTGACGGGCGGGGTGGACGCCGGCGGGCTGGCGCTGTTCGGCCTCCTGTTCGCGTGGCAGCTCCCGCACTTCCTCGCCATCTCGCTGTACCTCCGCGAGGACTACCAGCGCGGCGGGCTGCGCATGTTCGCCTCGGTGCACGGCGAGCGCGCCACCCGGCTCTGGATGGCGCTGACCACGATCCTGCTCCTGCCCGCCTCGCTGGCGCTCGTGCCGCTGGGCCTGGCCGGCACCGGCTACGCGATCACCGCCGCCGTGCTGGGGCTCGCGCTCTCGGCCTACGCCATCTCCGGCATCGGCCGCGAGGGCGGGCGCTGGGCGCGCACGTTCTTCCTCGGGACGCTCGTCCACCTCACCGTGCTGTTCGTGGCCCTCTTCCTCTCGCGCTGA
- a CDS encoding DUF420 domain-containing protein: MTLAEILPTVNAVLNGTSAALLLAGFVAIRRGARDVHRALMLAACASSVLFLAGYFTRIALTGTHRFPGGGALRAAYLAVLGSHTLLAALAAPLILRTLFLAFRARFPDHRRIARAALPVWMYVSVTGVVVYVMLYHLAPAP; the protein is encoded by the coding sequence ATGACCCTCGCCGAGATCCTCCCCACCGTGAACGCCGTCCTGAACGGCACCAGCGCCGCGCTGCTCCTGGCCGGCTTCGTGGCCATCCGCCGCGGCGCCCGCGACGTCCACCGGGCGCTCATGCTCGCCGCCTGCGCCAGCTCGGTGCTGTTCCTGGCCGGCTACTTCACGCGGATCGCGCTGACCGGCACCCACCGCTTCCCCGGCGGCGGCGCGCTCCGCGCCGCCTACCTCGCCGTGCTCGGCTCGCACACCCTGCTCGCCGCGCTGGCGGCGCCGCTCATCCTGCGGACGCTGTTCCTGGCGTTCCGCGCCCGCTTCCCGGATCACCGCCGCATCGCGCGCGCCGCGCTGCCGGTCTGGATGTACGTCTCGGTGACCGGCGTCGTCGTCTACGTGATGCTGTACCACCTGGCGCCGGCGCCGTAG
- a CDS encoding TIGR02300 family protein, with product MPAKDLGTKHSCFKCGTKFYDMKKPVPVCPKCGADQRESPALKPPPTERRARAAARPVEPEAEEVEVDTEELEDDADDLEEAADDDEP from the coding sequence ATGCCTGCCAAGGACCTCGGGACCAAGCACAGCTGCTTCAAGTGCGGCACCAAGTTCTACGACATGAAGAAGCCGGTCCCGGTCTGCCCGAAGTGCGGGGCGGATCAGCGCGAGAGCCCGGCCCTGAAGCCGCCGCCGACCGAGCGGAGGGCCCGGGCGGCCGCCCGCCCGGTCGAGCCGGAGGCCGAAGAGGTCGAGGTAGACACCGAGGAGCTCGAGGACGACGCGGACGACCTGGAAGAGGCCGCCGACGACGACGAGCCCTGA
- a CDS encoding ABC transporter permease, whose amino-acid sequence MSPARPEPVAGAAPPGAAPAAPLPAPGPALAYDVATALVLWRRDLVRFFRQPSRLAGALGQPLIFWFVIGSGMSGTFRMAGSGTGYLAYFFPGVVLMVVLFASIFTTLSVIEDRHRGFLQGVLAGPGSRASLVAGKTLGSASVALSQAALFLLLAPAAGFPYGSIDWPLLVAALALAAIGLAALGFAVAWFIDNVQGYHAVQMTLLVPLWVISGAMFPVPADRPGFAAAMRWNPVSYAVSAARRALAGPDAPGALPGSAARDLAVLAAFAAIALAAAVLSTRRAPRA is encoded by the coding sequence GTGAGCCCGGCGCGCCCCGAGCCCGTCGCCGGCGCCGCGCCGCCCGGCGCCGCCCCCGCCGCGCCGCTGCCCGCGCCCGGCCCGGCCCTCGCCTACGACGTCGCGACCGCGCTGGTGCTCTGGCGCCGCGACCTGGTCCGCTTCTTCCGGCAGCCCTCCCGGCTCGCCGGCGCGCTGGGCCAGCCGCTGATCTTCTGGTTCGTCATCGGCTCCGGCATGTCCGGCACGTTCCGGATGGCCGGCAGCGGCACCGGCTACCTCGCCTACTTCTTCCCCGGCGTGGTGCTGATGGTGGTGCTGTTCGCGTCGATCTTCACCACGCTCTCGGTCATCGAGGACCGGCACCGCGGCTTCCTGCAGGGCGTGCTGGCGGGGCCCGGCTCGCGCGCGTCGCTGGTGGCGGGCAAGACGCTCGGCTCCGCCTCCGTGGCGCTCAGCCAGGCGGCGCTGTTCCTGCTGCTCGCCCCCGCGGCGGGCTTCCCGTACGGCTCCATCGACTGGCCGCTCCTCGTCGCGGCGCTGGCGCTCGCCGCGATCGGGCTCGCCGCCCTCGGCTTCGCGGTGGCCTGGTTCATCGACAACGTGCAGGGCTACCACGCGGTCCAGATGACGCTGCTCGTGCCGCTCTGGGTGATCTCCGGCGCGATGTTCCCGGTGCCGGCCGACCGGCCCGGGTTCGCCGCCGCGATGCGCTGGAACCCGGTGTCGTACGCGGTGTCGGCCGCGCGCCGCGCCCTGGCCGGCCCCGACGCGCCGGGCGCGCTGCCCGGGTCCGCCGCGCGAGACCTCGCCGTCCTGGCCGCGTTCGCGGCGATCGCCCTCGCCGCCGCCGTCCTCTCCACCCGCCGGGCCCCGCGCGCATGA
- the ttcA gene encoding tRNA 2-thiocytidine(32) synthetase TtcA: MQQIHRLERKLLRATAEAIRDFDLVSQGDRIMVAVSGGKDSYTLLHLLMRLRERAPIDFDLVAVNLDQGQPGFPAHVVEDHLRSLGVPYRMLQRDTYSVVRRLVPEGKTTCPVCSRLRRGVLYNAAVEMGCTKIALGHHRDDLVETLLLSALYSGALKSMPPKLRSRDGRNVVIRPLCYAAEEDVAAFAEAMRFPIVPCDLCGSQPNLRRKRVKRLLAELSAEHPAVKGNLLHALGHVVPSHLLDRDLHRQLADATGRDPWLDAEDEEAEDCGEPAGDGVVSLGGARGGR, from the coding sequence ATGCAGCAGATCCACCGGCTGGAGCGGAAGCTCCTGCGCGCGACGGCAGAGGCCATCCGCGACTTCGACCTCGTCTCCCAGGGCGACCGCATCATGGTCGCCGTCTCCGGGGGCAAGGACAGCTACACCCTGCTCCACCTGCTCATGCGGCTGCGCGAGCGGGCCCCCATCGACTTCGACCTGGTCGCGGTGAACCTCGACCAGGGGCAGCCCGGCTTCCCGGCGCACGTGGTGGAGGACCACCTCCGGTCGCTGGGCGTCCCCTACCGCATGCTGCAGCGCGACACCTACTCGGTGGTGCGCCGGCTCGTGCCGGAGGGGAAGACCACCTGCCCGGTCTGCTCGCGCCTGCGGCGCGGCGTCCTCTACAACGCCGCCGTGGAGATGGGCTGCACCAAGATCGCGCTCGGGCACCACCGCGACGACCTCGTCGAGACGCTGCTCCTCTCGGCGCTCTACTCCGGCGCGCTGAAGAGCATGCCGCCCAAGCTCCGCTCGCGCGACGGCCGCAACGTGGTCATCCGGCCGCTCTGCTACGCGGCGGAGGAGGACGTCGCCGCGTTCGCCGAGGCGATGCGCTTCCCCATCGTCCCGTGCGACCTGTGCGGCTCGCAGCCCAACCTGCGCCGCAAGCGCGTGAAGCGGCTGCTGGCGGAGCTGTCCGCCGAGCACCCGGCGGTGAAGGGCAACCTGCTTCACGCGCTCGGGCACGTGGTGCCCTCGCACCTGCTCGACCGCGACCTCCACCGCCAGCTCGCCGACGCGACCGGCCGCGATCCCTGGCTCGACGCCGAGGACGAGGAGGCCGAGGACTGCGGCGAGCCGGCCGGCGACGGCGTGGTGTCGCTGGGCGGGGCGCGCGGCGGGCGGTAG